A single window of Oenanthe melanoleuca isolate GR-GAL-2019-014 unplaced genomic scaffold, OMel1.0 S001, whole genome shotgun sequence DNA harbors:
- the LOC130266141 gene encoding olfactory receptor 14J1-like: MSNSSSISHFLLLPLADTRQLQLLHFCLFLGISLAALLGNGLIISAVACGHHLHTPMFFFLLNLALTDLGCICTTVPKAMHNSRWDTRNISYSGCAAQLFFFVFFLSTELALLTIMCYDRYVSICKPLHYGTLLGSRACAHMAAAAWASGFLNALLHTANTFSLPLCDGNGLGQFFCKIPHILKLSCSHSNLRELGLIAISVCLSFGCFVFIVFSYVQIFRAVLRIPSKQGRHKAFSTCLPHLAVVSLFISTGTFANLKPPSISSPSLDLALSVLYSVVPPALNPLIYSLRNQELKAAVWKLMTGWFQKH, encoded by the coding sequence atgtccaacagcagctccatcagccacttcctcctgctgccattggcagacacgcggcagctgcagctcctgcacttctgcctcttcctgggcatctccctggctgccctcctgggcaacggcctcatcatcagcgccgtagcctgcggccaccacctgcacacccccatgttcttcttcctgctcaacctggccctcactgacctgggctgcatctgcaccactgtgcccaaagccatgcacaattcccgCTGGGATACCAGGAACATTTCCTACTCAGggtgtgctgcacagctctttttctttgtgtttttcctttcaacAGAGCTTGccctcctgaccatcatgtgctacgaccgctacgtgtccatctgcaaacccctgcactacgggaccctcctgggcagcagagcatgtgcccacatggcagcagctgcctgggccagtggctttctcaatgctctgctgcacacagccaatacattttccctgcccctgtgtgACGGCAATGGCCTGGGCCAGTTCTTTTGTAAaatcccacacatcctcaagctctcctgctcacactccaACCTCAGGGAACTTGGGCTCATTGCTATCAGTGTCTGTTTATCATTTGggtgttttgtgttcattgttttctcctatgtgcagatcttcagggctgtgctgaggatcccctctaagcagggacggcacaaagcgttttccacctgcctccctcacctggctgtggtctcctTGTTTATCAGCACTGGGACATTTGCCAacctgaagcccccctccatctcctccccatccctggatctggcaCTGTCAGTTCTatactcagtggtgcctccagccctgaaccctctaatctacagcctgaggaaccaggagctcaaggctGCAGTGTGGAAATTGATGACTGGATGGTTTCAGAAACATTAA